The genomic segment TTACATTCAAACGTGAACAAAGATTAGCAAGAACTAGGTAGTGGCATTTTATACAAATAATAGGAAGAGTTTTTGGCTTGCTTGATTTAGCAAAAACTGTAGACAGGAAGTTAATCAAAACTTCATCTTAAACATGAATTACAAGaccaaaattgtgttttaagGTGATTTAGTTGTCATGAATCTGCTGTCTCTGTGCAGGTCTGTCGGCCTCAGCGTCCCTGGTGTCACTAGCCTGGATGATTGCGTCCTACCAGAAGGTTCTGAGGGACTCCCGTGATGACAAGCTCTCCATGTCCTACAAGGCCGTCATCGCCCAGATCCTCTGGCACCTTTTCACCATCGGGGCCAGGACTGTGGCCTTTGCCCTCTTTGCCTCCGTCTTCCAGCTCTATTTCGGAATATTCATCGTCACTCACTGGTGTGTCACAACACCACACACCACAGCAAATTtgactcactctctctctctctctctctcgctctctctctctctctctctctctctctctctcactctctctctctgtctctctctctatctatctctatctatctatctatctatctatataaaCTGTTTAGATGAGTTTGGCAGGAAATGAGCAATGACATACTGAATGAAATTACATTTGTTCTCATGCGTCATGTTGTCGGTAGTGATTAGGGTTGAAGGACAGTACAAAATCGAGAGTGTTTCAGGTTTCCTGTCTGATATTGCTAATAGTCTGTACAGTCAGACAGCTTCTTGTGGTGTGTTCGAGTGCAAAACCTTGGCTCAGACTATGTGAGCCAATTACGTTAGGTTGTCTTTTATGTGTTTGATCATCATTGTGAGTGTCTTAATTTTTGGTCTTTCAGGTGTATAATGACATTCTGGATCATCCAAGGTGAGACCGACTTCTGCATGTCCAAGTGGGAGGAGATCATCTACAACATGGTGGTGGGCATCATCTACATCTTCTGCTGGTTCAACGTCAAGGAGGGCCCCAGCCGCGTCCGCATGACCGTCTACTACACCGTGACATTGGCTGAGAACGTGGCGCTGACAGCCGCCTGGTACACGTACCGTGGCCCTCACACCTCCGACTCCTACGCCCTGGTGGTGGTGTGCCTGGTGGCCTGCAGCTTCGCCTTGGGGACTTTCTTCATGTTAGTCTACTACTGCTGGCTGCATCCTGATGGGCCGGTCTTGGGCACAAATTGGGGGGGCTGCGTGGATGAGGGGATAGTGAGTGCAAGTGGTGTAGTGGGTGTGATCGATGCCTGTCTCACCCCGTCCCAAGGCTCACAAACGGACATGGTGATCACCAGTCCTCCCAGGACTCTCCCCAGGACTAAAGACATGGGGGACATGGTTGCTGGGGAGCAGGATAGAGACAGGGAAAGGGATCGGGATAGTTGCCTGCCGGTTTTTCAGGTGCGTCCTTCCCCTTCATACTCCCCAGCACTCCTCCACAGGACCTCCAGCTCCCAAGAGGGCCCTGTGATCAGGATCGACCTCCCAAGGAAGAGATATCCAGCCTGGGATACCCACTTCATTGACCGCCGCCTCCGCAAGGCCATCCTACTTCTGGAGACTACATCAGCAGTCAGTCCCAGGATACAGTACAGAAGTAGCATGATGGGCAGCAAAGAGGTGCTGGAGTACGAGACTACAGTTTAAGTCGACGGGCGTTCTTCAAATGAGAAATGTAGTCTGGGATCAAGACTCAGCCAGAGACCAGTTCTCCTCCTAGGACTCCCTTGCCAGGAGAGAATTGGACAGGGAACATGGACAGTCAACTGTTTTTCATTAAAGATAGGTGTGAAAACTTGATTGTAAAATGTGAAGCGCAATCTCTGGCCAAGGCACTCATTCCGCTTGACCAGGTCCAGGTTGAAGCTCCATCCTTGAGCTAATGAGGGAATAGGAATCGGATAATCTTCGTCTAATTGAAATGCTTGTAGGTGAGAAACGTAATCTCCCATTGTGGGACAGAGAATTACAGTATTAGATTTCATCCCACATGGTCAGAATGACATAAATGAGCTGGTGCACGAACATACAGTAAGCCTGAGACTGTGGAGACCCCCACCCCCTACTActaaagagagcgagagagagaatttGAAGACTGTTTTGTCAGGGTGGTAGAATGGCACATGGAATTGTTGTGAAGCAAAATTATATGATgattttccacaatttaaatgtttcccttaatcaaaattgaaatggaaaaaaaaggtcaaaactgGGCTGcagtataaaaatgtcaaatatgcggataattaaaaaaaaaaaaaatgtcaccataTCAGTAGATGGAGCCCAGTTTTAACTTAACATTGAGGGGACAATTCATCTTGACTAGTGTCTCACCAAGTCAAGACCCAGTCCCAACTTCCCTCCAGTTGATTGCATGTCCTTCTTCTGACCTCTAAGAGCACCACACACGTCTATTTAGGTCCAGATGAAGTGTTAACGTCAAATGACCAAGGACTGATGTGACTCGAGAGCCACCTCACACTGATGTACAGTCAAGTAAATACTAATGTCAGATATAAGCTAGTAAAACACGTAGTTACTGTAGGTGACGAGTGACTCGACAGAGTCTAAATGTTCATTCAAGTTGACTTTTAGCGAGGGGTTTATAGTGGGAAACATAGTTTCCTTCCTGTTAcgacatttttcactttttattggGAAAGTATTGTTGAATAATCGGCAAATGGTGGGAGAGGCTCTAGCTTGCCtctgacccaaatgaggacaatcGTCATAGAAAAGGGACGGATGGGTGGTTTAATtctgattaaaacaaaataaacaaaatttaaaatggtGATACACTAAAAGCAAAATGTTGTCGTTAAGGCTCACAAGTTACCATATAAAAGATAGACGGTGGATGGGTTTTTGAAGGGCAGTGTTGTTTACAAAAGAAAACCACATACCAGCCTTTTATTTGCAGATAAAGGTACACTTAGAAGTACAAGAAAGGAGATACAGCATAACTAATTTTAGACAACAACAGTAAACGTGCCAA from the Phycodurus eques isolate BA_2022a chromosome 1, UOR_Pequ_1.1, whole genome shotgun sequence genome contains:
- the LOC133414187 gene encoding XK-related protein 7-like; this translates as MAAKSDGAAVAVEDDNPPRSLSEPRQVTTAAAACAASPTVVSRRGPSGGQAYTLLDCCWVLCALLVFFSDGATDLWLAADYYLRDDYWWFGLTLVFVVVPSAVVQVLSFWWFVYDYSELSGAHGSAGATGEATGDSALGTKDSDQRGPGAANAANATAVPASSCSSAATERSGRPRRCCAVCVWVFQTVLHALQLGQVWRYIHALYLGAQSRWHGDGSHHRFHWRLMFESADITMLRILEAFLKSAPQLVLQLSIMIHGNTVLPLQGLSASASLVSLAWMIASYQKVLRDSRDDKLSMSYKAVIAQILWHLFTIGARTVAFALFASVFQLYFGIFIVTHWCIMTFWIIQGETDFCMSKWEEIIYNMVVGIIYIFCWFNVKEGPSRVRMTVYYTVTLAENVALTAAWYTYRGPHTSDSYALVVVCLVACSFALGTFFMLVYYCWLHPDGPVLGTNWGGCVDEGIVSASGVVGVIDACLTPSQGSQTDMVITSPPRTLPRTKDMGDMVAGEQDRDRERDRDSCLPVFQVRPSPSYSPALLHRTSSSQEGPVIRIDLPRKRYPAWDTHFIDRRLRKAILLLETTSAVSPRIQYRSSMMGSKEVLEYETTV